A genomic segment from Sparus aurata chromosome 10, fSpaAur1.1, whole genome shotgun sequence encodes:
- the LOC115590384 gene encoding trace amine-associated receptor 13c-like, with product MTHASLPPELFLYCVPGSNATCIAIRKGFWTDFALYLVFVSGKLVTILGNSLVIVSICHFKQLHSPTNVLILSLALVDLLVGVIVMPFSATRTVHGCWFYGDTFCHLHVSFEWFLTTLSIFHLICIAVDRHQAICNPLHYSRKITMSVAVMMLCVSWALAAVYSYGVLYSKAHEAGLEDLMASIKCLGGCFVYSNPLWGMLSSALCFFFPCTVMVCLYTKIFIVAEHHVRKIGDKNKCLNDRGRGGLVKQSECKAAKTLSIVLGVFIFCWMPLFMQAIIDPLTGFRIPALLLEVLVWLGYFNSACNPIIYALFYPSFKKCFHCIITLKIFSSNSSTMNLSFK from the coding sequence ATGACTCATGCCTCATTGCCTCCTGAGCTCTTCCTGTACTGTGTACCAGGCAGCAATGCTACATGCATTGCGATACGGAAAGGTTTTTGGACAGATTTTGCCCTCTATTTGGTGTTTGTTTCAGGCAAGCTGGTTACCATTTTAGGGAACTCTCTTGTCATTGTGTCAATATGTCATTTCAAACAGTTGCATAGTCCTACCAATGTGCTAATTTTATCTCTTGCTCTGGTTGATCTACTAGTGGGTGTTATTGTGATGCCCTTCAGCGCTACACGGACTGTTCATggctgctggttctatggtgaTACATTCTGTCATCTGCATGTCAGTTTTGAGTGGTTTCTCACCACTCTTTCTATCTTCCACCTAATTTGCATTGCTGTCGACAGACATCAAGCAATATGTAATCCTCTGCATTATTCTAGAAAAATCACAATGTCAGTGGCTGTGATGATGTTATGTGTCAGCTGGGCACTGGCTGCTGTCTACTCTTATGGAGTACTTTATTCAAAGGCCCATGAGGCAGGTTTAGAAGATTTAATGGCATCAATAAAGTGCCTTGGTGGTTGTTTCGTTTACTCAAACCCACTTTGGGGAATGTTGAGCAGTGCATtgtgctttttctttccctgcactgTAATGGTTTGTCTTTACACTAAAATATTTATTGTGGCTGAACACCATGTAAGAAAGATTGGAGATAAgaacaaatgtttaaatgacagagggagaggtgggTTGGTTAAACAGTCTGAATGCAAGGCCGCAAAGACTCTCAGTATTGTGCTTGGTGTATTCATCTTTTGTTGGATGCCTTTGTTTATGCAAGCAATAATTGATCCCCTAACTGGCTTCAGAATACCTGCTCTGCTCTTGGAAGTATTAGTTTGGTTGGGTTACTTCAATTCAGCATGTAACCCAATTATTTATGCCTTGTTTTATCCCtccttcaaaaaatgttttcattgcatAATCACTCTGAAAATATTCAGCTCAAATTCTTCAACTATGAATTTATCTTTTAAATGA
- the LOC115590385 gene encoding trace amine-associated receptor 13c-like, which yields MTYVSYLPEQLMYCAPGSNASCVALRLGFWTDFALYFLFLSGILVTILGNSLVIVSICHFKQLHSPTNVLILSLALVDLLVAVTVMPFSATRTIHGCWFYGDTFCQLHLSFQVFLTTLSIFHLICIAVDRHQAICNPLHYSRKITMSVAMVMVFACWALAAVYAYGVIYSKANMTGLEDISETFCLGGCFVFFNPLWGMLSSAFCFFFPCTVMVCLYTQIFVVAKQHVRKIGDKNNCLNDRGRGGLIKHSESKAAKTLSIVLGVFIFCWMPFFMQLIIDPLTGFGIDPYSLQALYWLSYLNSACNPIIYALFYPSFKKCFHCIITLKIFSSNSSTMILSVK from the coding sequence ATGACTTATGTCTCATATCTTCCAGAGCAGTTGATGTACTGTGCTCCAGGTAGCAATGCTTCGTGTGTTGCATTACGGTTAGGTTTTTGGACAGATTTTGCCCTCTATTTCCTGTTTCTTTCAGGCATACTGGTTACCATTTTAGGGAACTCTCTTGTCATTGTGTCAATATGTCATTTCAAACAGTTGCATAGTCCTACCAATGTGCTCATTTTGTCTCTTGCTCTGGTTGATCTACTAGTGGCTGTTACCGTGATGCCCTTCAGTGCCACCCGGACTATTCATggctgctggttctatggtgaCACATTCTGTCAACTGCACCTCAGTTTTCAGGTGTTTCTCACCACTCTTTCTATCTTTCATCTAATTTGCATTGCTGTTGACAGACATCAAGCAATATGTAATCCTCTGCATTACTCAAGAAAAATCACAATGTCAGTGGCAATGGTGATGGTATTTGCCTGCTGGGCACTGGCTGCTGTCTATGCATATGGAGTAATTTATTCAAAGGCCAACATGACAGGGTTAGAGGATATATCAGAAACATTTTGCCTTGgcggttgttttgttttctttaaccCACTTTGGGGAATGTTGAGCAGtgctttctgctttttctttccctgcactgTGATGGTTTGTCTTTACACTCAAATATTTGTTGTGGCTAAACAACATGTAAGAAAGATTGGAGATAAGAACAACTGTTTgaatgacagagggagaggtgggTTGATTAAGCACTCTGAGAGCAAGGCAGCAAAGACTCTCAGTATTGTGCTTGGTGTATTCATCTTTTGTTGGATGCCCTTTTTTATGCAACTTATCATTGATCCCCTCACTGGCTTCGGCATTGATCCTTACAGCTTGCAAGCATTATACTGGTTGAGTTACTTGAATTCAGCCTGTAACCCCATTATTTATGCCTTGTTTTATCCCtccttcaaaaaatgttttcattgcatCATCACTCTGAAAATATTTAGCTCAAATTCTTCAACTATGATTCTATCTGTTAAATGA
- the LOC115590386 gene encoding trace amine-associated receptor 13c-like encodes MSHASLPPEQLMYCAPGSNASCVALRLGFWTDFALYLVFVSGMLVTILGNSLVIVSICHFKQLHSPTNVLILSLALVDLLVAVTVMPFSATRAVHGCWFYGDTFCQLHLSFEVFLTTLSIFHLICIAVDRHQAICNPLHYSRKITMSVAVMMVCVSWALAAVYAYGVIYSKANMAGLEDISESFCLGGCFVFFNPLWGMLSSALCFFFPCTVMVCLYTQIFVVAKQHVRKIGDKNNCLNDRGRGGLIKHSESKAAKTLSIVLGVFIICWMPFFMQLIIDPLTGFRIDPYLLEALYWLSYFNSACNPIIYALFYPSFKKCFYCIITLKIFSSNSSTMILSVK; translated from the coding sequence ATGAGTCATGCCTCATTGCCTCCTGAGCAGTTGATGTACTGTGCTCCAGGCAGCAATGCTTCGTGTGTTGCATTACGGTTAGGTTTTTGGACAGATTTTGCCCTCTATTTAGTGTTTGTTTCAGGCATGCTGGTTACCATTTTAGGGAACTCTCTTGTCATTGTGTCAATATGTCATTTCAAACAGTTGCATAGTCCTACCAATGTGCTCATTTTATCTCTTGCTCTGGTTGATCTACTAGTGGCTGTTACGGTGATGCCCTTCAGTGCCACCCGGGCAGTTCATggctgctggttctatggtgaTACGTTCTGTCAACTGCACCTCAGTTTTGAGGTGTTTCTCACCACTCTTTCTATCTTTCATCTAATTTGCATTGCTGTTGACAGACATCAAGCAATATGCAATCCTCTGCATTACTCAAGAAAAATCACAATGTCAGTGGCTGTGATGATGGTATGTGTCAGCTGGGCACTGGCTGCTGTCTATGCATACGGAGTTATTTATTCAAAGGCCAACATGGCAGGGTTAGAGGATATATCAGAATCATTTTGCCTTGgcggttgttttgttttctttaaccCACTTTGGGGAATGTTGAGCAGTGCtttgtgctttttctttccctgcactgTAATGGTTTGTCTTTACACTCAAATATTTGTTGTGGCTAAACAGCATGTAAGAAAGATTGGAGATAAGAACAATTGTTTgaatgacagagggagaggtgggTTGATTAAACACTCTGAGAGCAAGGCTGCAAAGACTCTCAGTATTGTGCTTGGTGTATTCATCATTTGTTGGATGCCCTTTTTTATGCAACTAATTATTGATCCCCTCACTGGCTTCCGCATTGATCCTTACCTCTTGGAAGCATTATACTGGTTGAGTTACTTTAATTCAGCGTGTAACCCCATTATTTATGCCTTGTTTTATCCCtccttcaaaaaatgtttttattgtataaTCACTCTGAAAATATTTAGCTCAAATTCTTCAACTATGATTCTATCTGTTAAATGA